The genomic window GGACCATTTGATTAATGTATTCCTATTTCTTTTTTATTCTCTCTTAAACAAAAACTAAAATACTTTTAGCCAGCACATTTTAAGTACGAGGAAAGAACAATCCATCGACCATGGATGAAATTGTCCTGATCATACCAATGTCGTCCATAGATTTCGGATCTTTTATGGTGCAAAACAACAATCCTGAATAGCTGCCACGTTATTCATATCGAAGACAGACTATTGTCGCAACTCTCAAAAATAGAGAGAAATGCATTGGATGCCAAACAAGATGCATCAAGATGGATGATTTGTGCCTCTCCGGGGACGCGCAGCCCTTTGTGGTGCAACGCAGGCACCGCAACCTCCGTGATTCTTTCTGTTCCCTGTTGTAATCTTTCTAGCTAGCTATCCCCCGGAGCACATCCTACTACGCATCCAGGCATTGCTGCCCAGAAATCCATCAGAAacgtgaaacaaactgaaaaagaaacAACATGGTAATTATAAGAACATCTGCAAAGCATCCCACTACCATATAAAAACACAGAAATAGCCTCGAATcggcagatatatatatataaagctcATTACCAAACAAATACGAACCTACCAGGAAATCTTTACTCCTAGCTATCTCTCCCACACGTTTAACGAGAATCATTACTGATTCTAATTAAACAGACTTCCAGGAAATTAACGAACCAATGAGTTCGCGCATCCAATGAGACGTACCTCTCTGGACCTTTGCCGGTCACCGCACCTCCTCCCGTCTGCCATCCTTGACGATCCGAGGATGGGACGACGATCCTTCCATCGGTAATCTCTACATTTGGTACTTGGATCGCCGGCGGTTACAGGACTCCGGTTGGCTTCTAATGTTTGCCACCTCGACGGCGAGAAATTGTTGATTCTTTGACCGGTCAAAGCAGTGGCGCACTCTTGAAGCAAGCCACGTTCCGATGTTCCCATCCATCGGACGGCACTGATCCCCGTATGTTCCACTGATGGGGCTCGTACACCGTAACATTCTCTCTGGCTTTTTTTGAGCATaaacattctctctctctctctgccgtCCACTCCCACGGGGCTACACCCACGGGCACGAAACGGGGTCGAGTGGGTTCGCGCGTGCCGAACCGCCGGAGGCCCGGCAGGGCCATGGGGGGATGCGTACACGAATCGCGCGGCGGGTAAAACGCGGACCGATCCAACATACGGTCCGGACGTACAAGGATGATGAAGCAGCGGTCGGCATGTAATGGGGGAGATCGTCTCTGCGCGGTCTGATGGGGATCGCACGGGTGGACAGCGATCGGAAACCTCTCTCCCATTCTCCAGCTTCTCTCTCTCCCGACTGAGCATTCCGTGCTGCGTGTCGACGTCAGCGGCAGTGATCTTTATCCGGCATATAGCAGCGGCGCGCACAGGTAATTAATGCGTTGTTGCAGTTGCATGGATTTGCTGTTGAACGGTGAATAGCAGTCGTGTGCCGGTATGCGCCGATAGCGTTGCAACGTGGCACGCTAGCTGTCTCTTGTACACAATCACCCTGTGATATACTCCAACTATTGCGATCTCCCCTGTGGGTACAAGAGGAAGAAGGGTGAAAACTGGTTAATTTTATTGACCATGCTGTGCTAATGCTGGATCATCAACAATTTACTGCATGATAAATaattgaaaaatgatatggcaacTCAAAAATTTACTTAAGTGATATATATACTTCAAAATGCCGATTCAAAAGCAGCTAGGAGAAAGATTATCAAGCACAAGTGGTGATTTGTTGCGAAAGATTTTTGAGTTACTAAAGCATTAATGCtttgttaattaaaaaatattcctCAAAAGTCACTTAGCTTATATGGTGCATTCTCATTGTTTCCTTTGAATAATATGAAGTGCTACTAGCTTATAAATGTGCATATTAAGCCACGGCAACAACAACAACTACAACTATCAAGTTCTttcctaattatttatgattaattttatgtaTCCTTAAGTTATATGTAATAGTCACAGTACTGTAAATTGACAAATACTGTCAAATGAGTAGATATGCATGTGGTATGTATCACTATTAACGTTGTAAGTTAGAGAATATAAATGAAATTTTGAATTATCGGCAATGATGTttattgcggccaatctccttatcgtccgatcgtcgggtcgCGCACCTACAAGAAAAGTCCTTATTGACCAGAGAtacctccggcggggaccctccgacgatcaagttaGAGAGGAGACTAAGCAACAATGGAACTCaacgagagggagagagagctagagagctcaagaACTTAGAGGCGCTTCAGAGAGTTTACCCAtgcttgagaaagcttaccaagactgttgccttaccccgttttatagtagaatgcggtatggtcccgccattaatggtgcagacaactggagagttgtcaaatcgtcggaggctgtcaaatcggcgtgggttgttaggtcattaacccatgtccttaacAGGACAACACCCCACGGCGGTCGTACAGCATGTCTTTGGCAAGAAAACAGCCCATAGTGATTGTACGGCAtttggacgggctggccgactCTATGTCCGTATTCGGCTGCCGGGTCGTCGGGTGGAgactcggagacaccgtcggctgatctggtgccttgtggaagttaGACGTTGGctaccacccccgacagtgagtcggtgatatgggttcggtcgCTCGATCGGTCGGaaacagtatgggtctgttcggccGGCATATCTTCGGCCGGATATTGTCAGCAGCCATTGTCGAAGTCGTTgttggagtcgtccgtcggttcgGTCGTTAGAGTCGGGTGTCGGTCGGAccggtccgagggtaagtcggcgtatgggggtcagtcggtatatcccaacagttgccccctcacTCCTAAGTCGGATGTCGGTTGGCCAGCGTTTCCACAAGGGTGACGGCTTCGGGCAAAAGGAGTGGTTTCCCGTCACGTCTTGCTCCGACTCTGAGACCgtatcaacgaacgatccgatgtcagacgtccCATTGGGAATACAAACCATCGTTTCTTTGGGAATGCGAACCGTCGCCTCTTTAGGAACGCGAACCACCGTCTCCTTGAGAACACGAACCGTCGTCGGTTAATGAATTCCGAGATGCAGTTTTTCCGCCACGTGCAGGAGGCTATTGGGCCGGAACCGCTCATGGGATGGAgacgacgtggctcgatctgggggcagatgcgtcgaaccgtcggaccgaggAAGGGCCCAGGTGCTGCCATGTGTTGACATCCAAAAAAACTTCGTTCCTCatgctttcatctcgaccgtcaaagggccttatatatatgcggccatttacatccaaaacttcactttttgcTGCCCTGTTTCTGGCGTTGAGGCTCTGTCGAGTTGTCTCCCAGTTTCAGGTAGTTATTTTCGTCCTCCTTCgaaagctcttctcgaagtttTTTTCATTCTTGTTTCCTTGCATTCTTTCTCCTTTggcatttttctttttgttctcctttttgGGGCTAGCATTATGGCTAGAATCTCTCCTCGAGAAAGTCAgttggggaacccgaccgacgatttCCGGTTGACCCCGaaagtggaggcttcttcactttcggaatCGAATGTCGAATGGCTCAGGGAGCAGTACGGTATCTCGGAGCAGTTCGAACTCTTCGCCCttggggctgagggtcgggttaacaacccgcctccgAGCCAGGTGGctttttatgtcgaggaccttcgggcaggTCTTCACTTTCCGATTCTGATGTTCGTCCGAACGtcttggattattacgggctttgccCCGCGCAACTGGCGCCAAACTCAGTCCGGTTGATAatcagttttgctttgttgtgttggcttttgccgacctttccctgcatctctctcttccgggcatttttcgtcctccgaccccatctgaaatcccgagggtggtggttcttcaatcctcggaagggtctttcgttcatcatcgatcttccatcgtcgatccataggtggaagaatcaatttttctttgcttcttctccgctaccttgggggttcccttctcgttggggcgaccctcggactcagccgaacgaaaacagtcgggtggaggctgtagaccaagaggactttcaccgactgaaggatgtgtcggtgccaAAGCAGAGAAAGCTCGTCACTGAGCAAGCTCTATACGACGTCGGCCTGAGTTCGATTTTTCGCTTAGGTACTGTTCGGtcatcttttgattttttttatccgTCTTCGTACTTATGGTAACCTTTTGTTGAACATTGCAGGCATGCCGCCGAGAGTGAGACTGACAGATGCTGACATTCGGCaacatgcggcgaggaagagaccgACGCCCAAGGTCAGACCTTCgtagcctcccaagaggcctcagatatcATCTCCGACCGACATTGCGACGGCGGCAGCGCAGCTTGACATCGAACTTGCATCGGGCTATGAGCCGGTCATCGCCCTATCGGCACCGACGGTGCCACCTGCGGCATCGTCTGAGGAAGGGGCGGCAgagggggcagccgaaggagtgtcggctccTTCGCCCATGGAAGAGGTTCGGACCGAAGCACATGAGCCCGAACGACCAGCGACAGCTCCCGTCGCACCCTCGGGAGGAACTCAGTCGAGTTCAAGTTTCCCGTCCCTTTTTGATCTTCGGGCCTGGGCGACAGGTcgggggaaggctccgatggcgcCGGCAGACGACACAAGGTCGGCGGACCACATCACGTCATCCAACGTTCGGGTTTCTGAAGGAGCGTCGGCTCTGGCCAACCATAATTTGgctaggaggttgtgtcaggcaactATTCTCCCGACCGACCGGGAGCTCTTGAAGGGTCGGCCTgtgtccgacatgctttcttccttttacccgaccatgatccaggtgagctcttcttctttttctttcctcttcattgttatttttatcatttcatttttctgatgaccggccttctacttgcagctgatctacaacatgtccgactggaggtcgggtaccgaaggttcggtgACGTCCGGGTGGCTTGGAAGAATAGGGCCGAAACCGTCGAAGCTGAGAAGGCGACGCTGGTGGACcagttgaagttgttggtcgaCCGTGAGGCTctgctcgaggaggagatctcccgactcaccaacggcctagccacctcggaggccgaacttcagtcggctcgCGAGCAGATCCAGCGCAAGACCCGCTCCGTTCACCGACTGCGGCGTGAGCGAGACGGCTGCATCAGGGAGCTCGAGGTCGAGCGCGAACAGCTTCGGGTTAGCCTGGAGAACCtggctaaggccgaggagaacttgtcctccgtccaagccgatgccgacatagcgaaggcggaggtgGAGTCGGCCAACGAGGCGCTGAGCCGGGCGGTGGAGGATTTCGTGGCTCGGACGAGTACCGGAAGGAGCTTCTTGAGAGTGGCTTCGCctcctatcgggtggggtacgaggatgcccgggatGCGATTTAGAGTCTGCACCCAGAGCTCGACCTAAACAGCGTCTTCCCTCCAGGATCGAAAGACCAAGCCacagaggaggaggccgacccactGCCGACGGGATGAGTTGCCGAAGGTGAGGTGGCTCCAACCTTCGGTTCCTCCCCGACCCGAACGGGCATGCCGAATGCTCCCGAACTCTCCCCGGTGCAAGAAGTCGACTCCAACGAATAGTTGGAGTGTCTGCTCCATCATCTTTGTATTCTTTTGTTTCTGTTTCGTCTTTGATATTTGTAATTGGACTTCGTCTCAATTTTGTAACCGAGCTTCagtccaattttgtaagtcacttcaactaattgaaatcaaagattttttaaacttttttccGCAtgcggttcaaagtgtttgatttGCCGAGCCATCCCCGAGAGTATAGGTCGTAGCTCTGACATACCTCATTAGGACGTTGGTAGGATCCAGCGTAGCCGATCAAAGTGGTCAGTGGTGTGCGCCGTGCTAAGGGTAGTGCAAGCCCCGATCGCAGGTCGGCGTCCTGACTGTCGTACAGGTTACATAGGATTTGATGGTCGAGAGtcatcccgactgtaggtcgagtgtCCGTCGCCCGGACCTTGGTCGGGTGTGCACGTCGGGTCTTGTGTCGGCCAATCCCGAATGTAGCATGTCGATACGATCATtctgtagagtctgatagtcgagtagcgtccgacgtattcgaataggataacgatgacaagtcgaatatccattgtccggctcTTGGTCGGGCGTAGCACGTGACACGATCATTCTGTAGAGTCTGaaagtcgagtagcatccgacgtattcggatagaataatgatgacaagtcgaatatccgttgtccggtCCTTGGTCGGATGTGCACGTCGGGACATTTGATAAACAGtgacaagccgaatatccttcgactggtcGTGACCAAGTCGGCATGTCACAAGTCGAATACTCGTTGCCCAGACTTTGGTCGGGCGGGTACGTCGCGgtgcatgataaacggtggcaagccgaatatccttcgatcggtcgtgacaaAGTCgttatgtcgcaagtcgaattgcggtcgtcttggcgttttgcccttcttagtcgaagctaagtcagcaagttagccagccgcattggtcgaagccgtttgccttcagaggcggaggccgtcggttcgatgatcggcgatcgagccgtagattcgacgatcgagccgtaggttcggcgatcgagccataggttcgacgatcgacgaacgagccgtagattcgacgatcgatgatcgagccgtagattcgacgatcgagccatcgaCTTGACGATCAGCAATCGAGACGTATATTCGGCGTAGATTCGGTGTAGATTCGGCAATCGAGCCATCGATTTGgcaatcgacgatcgagccatagattcgacgatcggctatcgagccgtagattcaatGATCAAGATAGATTTGGCGTAGATtcggtgatcgatgatcgagccgtagattcgacgatcgacgatcgagataTAGATTTGGCGATCGAGCTGTCaagccgtagattcgacgatcgacgatcgagccatagattcgacgatcgaaccGCGTTGGTAGAggtcctttgccttcagaggccgaggccatcgtagatatttcgctccttcgatctccatcaggatctacaCACGAGGAGCGGAgggaggggtgtaggagtcatacctgcgatgcatcgGTCTCAGACTCCGTCGTCAGGGTGAGACCCATCTATCGGTGGTGGGGCCTactgggttcagcaggagcccgatttttctttcgcttctccttCTGGCTCGTGACCTCGATCAGACGTCGGTCGGAAGCTGCTTCGTCTGCGCGAATGTATttatacgcgcgctccagcaattcggcatacgtccgggggagggtcttgtccaaagaatatgtgaatcgggacccccttagccccctcttcatggccgagatagctatGTCTTCACTGAGGTTCCAAACCTCAAGTCCAGCCGCGTTGAATCGAGCCACAAAatgtcggagtgtctcattttctccctgcttgagggagaaaagactgtccgaggttcgtggcggcttccgactggtgctgaaatggaccacgaaagaatgctcgaactgctcgaaggagtggatactccctgAGCGGAGGCCAAAGTACCAAGCTCTGGCAGCTTTACGAAGCGTGGTGGGGAAGTCGATGCAGAAGAGGGCattggttgccccttgaattgtcatgagagccttgtagctctccagatggtcaactgggtcggtggagccgtcgtaaggcttcacatgaggtatcttgaaccgactagggatcgattcgtcgaggataaatcgagagagaggttgggtggtccgaaagtcgacgtcattcgaagacttctgaccatccgcctggagctgggcaaaccgacggtcgatttcttcgaacttacattcgtagtcgtccaaccatCGGTGTTGAGAAACTCCAGGGGTCGAACCTCTCGATGAATTTGAGAGTGAGgtggacggtgtccgcggccgcttctccttcctcgctcgctccagctgagAAGGAGAGGGACGTCGAGATCGGTGGGTGTCGCATCGTGGCCGCATTTTCCTttctcgatgggagtgctgagacggctgctcttgaggaggagacggaagtTGATGCTGACGTCgacggctgcttctggacggcatcgGATGCACCGTCGGTTGTTCCACTGGCGGTTGCAGCAACTGAGCCGGATGTTGCtggaggtttttgaccgcgtccgtcagaacggtcatttgccgcacgatcaccgcgatttgcgcctccgtggtcaccaccggatgcagagagctgggttccgccatggagggtgaaggaggggcctcttcccgatggaagagtacctcgccgatccggtagctctcgatcgctgagccctgatttTCATCATCTCGAGAGGTTTTTGATGCTTTAtggagctcgctgtcttacctctgtcgacctccttcctggcgtgccaaatctgttgcggccaatctcctcgtcgttcgattgccggggtcgcgcacctgcaagaaaagtcttcactgaccggagatgcctctgacgggatcctccgacggtcaagtcagagaggagactaggcaacagtgcaactcagcgagagggagagagagctagagagctcaagagcttagaggcgcttcagagagcttacacatgcttgagaaagcttaccaagactgttgccttactctgttttatagtagaatgtggTATGGTCCCACCATTAATTGTGCAGACAActagagagttgtcaaatcgttgggactgtcaaatcggcgtgggttgtcaggtcattaacccatgtccttagcaggacaacGCCCCACGACGGTCGTACAGCATGTTCTTGACAGgagaacagcccatagcggttgtacggtatTTGAACGGAttggccgactgtatgtcggtattcgactgtcgagTCGTTGGGTGGAgactcggagacaccgtcggctgatctggtgccttatggaagtcggacgtcggctgccacccccgacagtgagtcggtgatatgggttcgaccgTTCGATCGGTCGGAAACAGTATGGATCTATTCGGTCGGTATactttcggtcggatattgtcggcagtcattgtcggagcgtccgtcggcctggtcggtagagtcggatgtTGGTCGGACCGGTCCGAGAATAAGTTGGCGTACGGAGGTCAGTCAGTATATcccaataatattttatattataaaaaatagtgGATGTTTAAACCACCACCACGTCGTTCATCTGAAAAATGGTGGGCTCTTGATTAATCTCTTTGCCAAAGAATGTTTGAAATCCTAATGCAACACTCTATTTTTAAGATCGGCTAGGGCTCTTTACTTCCAAAATGGATGAGATGGTGGGGATCCAAGCATCTGCTCGGCTCTGCGGTGCACAtaaaagttgaaagaaattggtcCTCGCATGTATCGCTGCTAAGGTTGCAAGCGATTGGCCAAACTTTGTTGCACTATCAGTTGCACGCAGGCTGCCCCGGCACAGTGGAAGAAAGAGTTGGTGGAAGAGGGCGACGTGTAAGAAAACGGTTAGCCGAAATCGTTGGGAAATGTACACTTGATTGCAGCCGTCCGACTACCTTATCATGCCAAAGGATATTATATTAATAAGTAAATACAACAACACGTTGTACGTGGATACGGTACCCTCTGAATCCTCCCCCTCTTCCGTCCCCATCCCCTCCGTCGCTTGCCCCCACTTTCTGCCCTGCCTTTTCGACGATATATCGGACATGCCCTTGTCTCCATCTAATCCAGTCCATCGCTTTCGATCGACAGGAGCCAGCGGAGGAGGGTGGAAACCTGCGGACGTAAATTCGCACAAGTCTAGGGGCATCTTAAGGCGCAGCCATAACAAGGGCGTGACACCGAAATCACGAACGAGGAAGGTGCATACAAGCTTCCGGGTGTCAGGCGCCCCTAGTCCCCATTCACACCGTCCCGTCTCCCACTCCCATCCCCAACGCGTTCAGGACGCATCCAAGACGAGAAAAAAAAAGCAAGGGGACATCTCGGACACCCCATCGGAGACGATCTGATGATGATTTGATGGGACTCGTTccgtcctcttcctcccttccccCATATATTATTATTCCAATCAAATCCCAAGAACCAAGGTTGGTGCCTTGGTGAACAAAGCTAAACCTTTATCTACCTCCGCCGAGTAAAAGTaatcctttttcttctttgtcCGGTGAAACTCAAAAAATGGCGGGGTTACCTCAGTAAAATCTGCCTATATAAGCCTTAACCGTTCCCCCAGTTCGGAGTAGTGTGAAAGCCAGCCACCTCTCACCGTCTCTCCTCAGTCCTTTCCTTTCTCCCCGTCTGACCACCCTTCTGCCCTCCCCCTGCACTCGGAATCCTTTTTGGTCTCCGCGACGAGCCCTTTTCCTTTTCTGATAGGTAGCTCCCAGAAATGACACCATAATCGACTCGACGTCCGGTGGAGAtaagtatataaatatataaaagaagaaagagaggaaagagagggagCGAGCAAAGATGATGTTGGAGTATGAATGGGGGAATCCGGCGGCGGCGATGCTGCTGTTCGGGGACCAGGAGACCGGCCAGGACACAGGACAGGACCGGCCGGTGTTCGACCACTACGGCTGCCACGGTGGCCTCGGCGGCGTCGACTTCTTCCCAAACCCCCAGCCGCTGACAGCTGCAGCGCTCTTCTCGCCTTCGTCATCATCGCCGTCCTCATGCCACCAGAGATATGGACTGGCGATGCCACCGGCGCCGGCGAGGATCGGGCTGAACCTTGGCGTGCGGACCTACTTCTCCTCCGCCTCGCCGGAGGAGGAGATGGCGGTCGGCAGGGTGTGCCGGCGGCGGACCCGCACCGCCCGGTGCCAGGCGGAGGGCTGCGGAGCGGACCTCACTCATGCCAAGCACTACCACCGCCGCCACAAGGTCTGCGAGTTCCACTCCAAGGCCTCCATCGTCATCACCGCCGGCCTCTCCCAGCGCTTCTGCCAGCAGTGCAGCAGGTCTTCCCACATCTCCATCGATCTCTTCTTCTTGATGATTTCTATtttcagaaaaataaactaccacaCCCTATGTCTTGCTTGTTTTCATTCCTTACTTGTTACGGAAATGAAATGGTGGTGCATACACGCAGGTTTCATGTACTCGCGGAGTTTGATCAAGGGAAGCGGAGCTGCAGGAAGCGGCTGGCGGATCACAACCGTCGCAGGAGGAAGTCTCAAGACCTTACCGCGGCCACCATTAGCATCACCCAAGCCAATAACAGCACCACCAATACTAGTAGCGGCGTGACCAAGAACTCGGTGGCTAATCCAGAGAGGATACTCTTCAATACCAGAAGCAGCCCCAACAACAACaagagcagcagcagcagcagcaataaTAACTGCAGCAACCTCTCTGCTACTACTGCTGCTATGGCGTTCGCTGCGTGCAAGCCGGAGACCGAGTACTCTTCCGTGACTCATGCCTCGTCTCCTAAGGCGGCGCCGCCGTCGCTGCCGCTGCCACCACCAGCTACGTTGCCAAGGATGGCACTGGGGCTGGGCTGCGGCACTGGAGGCATCATGACAGTTCCTGCTGCAGCAACAGGGCTGTCGGGCTCGTCATCGACGGGGACTTCGCCGCCGAGCGTCGCATTTCTGGCCCACCTTGGAGAGTTCCGCGGGCATGAGAACAGGTTTCCCAGCTGGGATGAGGCGGAGGATGGAAGCAGTATTAGAGGGCtttatcagagcaagtaggagAAGTACGTAGCAGTAGTAGTATGTAGTTCTTTAGTTGCTTTTGGTTGTCGTTTTaagttcctttcctcttcttcttcttcttcttaataaGTGTTATCTCAGTTTTGAAAATATTCGTATGATCGCATCCCTATTTGTTTCTCTTTAAGTTTTGGTAACGGTACATGAGTGCAAAAGGTGGCGGATGATAAAGGAGAGAGCTAAATATAGCTGGAGGAAGCCAACTGCTTCCTCCattttacctcaaaaaaaaaaaaaaaagataaaggagAGAGCTAGTAAAGCCGGTGGCCTTAGTGTTCTACCTCCACGTACAGAAGAGTAACAGATACTTCTATTAATTTCCATGGCATAAAGCGAGATATAGATGGGAAGAAGCACAAGGCATCTCCGTACCCTGTGGGTGATGAGATTCCTCAGTGCGAAAATGGTGCATGTTTTGTTTGCTCACCCGAAGGAAACTTCCTATAtcttattaaaaagagttttaatggaACTTCAGGTACCCTCGACATTCCAAGCAGTACTTGGAACTACTGGGAAGCCAACAACAAGGATTCACAAATAATCATAAACTTAATTAGACAATGACTGTTACTATACTCCAGCAGATCTTGTACAATATCCTATTAATATACTTATCTTACGGCACGGTTTGATATCCTATGCGGTATCGGTTAGTGAAGGGAAGGTTGTGAAGAAGGCAGAGGTGATGATATATTAATTAGGAAGGAGATCCATCATGGTGGCTCCTCACATAATACTATCAAGCCAGGCAGCGTTCATCAACTAAGAGAAAGCTTTAAAAGGGGAAGGAGGGAAGATATAGGTGGAGGTTTGGAGGAAATTCTACGAATAATGGGTTTGAGGTCACCACCAACTAATTACTCTAGGGAGGTAGAAGAGGGAAAATTTTACCAGTTTGGAAATCCAGGCCCACGACGCTAGTTGATATGGAAGCGGCAACAATGGAATGTATGGCGAAGTGGGGGGCCACAGCCCGTGGGAATTAATGAAGAGAATTTAGGGAAGGTGGTGTAAAGCGGCGAGCTAGACGAGCTGCTCCTACATCCAAGTTTGGAGTAAACTGATATTAAATTTACAAAGGATCTTAaagttacttaaaaaaaaaaaataattaattactaAAGAAAAAAGGCTTATATATTTGAATGGGATTTGGTAAATTGAAATCACATGGGGGGCAAAGTGTCTGATCCTAAAAGTGCTTGCCAAAACTTTTTACTtcttgattttggagttttaaaaAGGCTCCACTACTTCTCTAAAACTATGAAAATTATAAGCTTGATTGATTTTTCTTCCGTGGATCCCTCGATTCTTTGCAATTTATAGTATATGGCTCTGTGATTGAAGATTTGTATCAGAAAGATCATGGAACTAGAGAATACCAAATTTATGCTAGCCTCACTTTTTTTGACAATTTATATGAGAAATTATGAGGCAATTTGTGTTTTTGCAAGCATACATGCAAATTTTGGCATAGAAAAGTTGGAGAAGGTGTGGCAGGTAGTCCATATATAAAGCCTTAGCTCCATAGGTGAAGTTGATGGGTGAGAGATTTGGAAGCTTGATAAGCTTTGAGTCACCAACCAGGAAGAAGTTCTATTCTGGAATGTGTAGCTCCCATTTTTAGCATtagaaggaagagaaagaaattaGATGTATGGTATAACTGTACATGAATATTGGATGTTTTCTGAAATAAATGATGCTTCAAATTGGGACATAAGTTCAAAcagaaaaaaacaaaagaag from Elaeis guineensis isolate ETL-2024a chromosome 4, EG11, whole genome shotgun sequence includes these protein-coding regions:
- the LOC105043658 gene encoding uncharacterized protein, yielding MMLEYEWGNPAAAMLLFGDQETGQDTGQDRPVFDHYGCHGGLGGVDFFPNPQPLTAAALFSPSSSSPSSCHQRYGLAMPPAPARIGLNLGVRTYFSSASPEEEMAVGRVCRRRTRTARCQAEGCGADLTHAKHYHRRHKVCEFHSKASIVITAGLSQRFCQQCSRFHVLAEFDQGKRSCRKRLADHNRRRRKSQDLTAATISITQANNSTTNTSSGVTKNSVANPERILFNTRSSPNNNKSSSSSSNNNCSNLSATTAAMAFAACKPETEYSSVTHASSPKAAPPSLPLPPPATLPRMALGLGCGTGGIMTVPAAATGLSGSSSTGTSPPSVAFLAHLGEFRGHENRFPSWDEAEDGSSIRGLYQSK